The following is a genomic window from Bubalus bubalis isolate 160015118507 breed Murrah chromosome 6, NDDB_SH_1, whole genome shotgun sequence.
TCTTATTTTACCTATAAGTAATACCATGAagttcatgtttttctctgacatttcataGAATTATGccttctaggttcatccatgttgtcacaaatgtcaggatttccttctttttgatggCCGAATAATGTTCTGTAGTATATATACAGGCTTTCTCTGCTCTCAGAAAGTGGCACATTCCTATGAAAACATGTGTAAGCTGAAATGGCATACTGCAATGAGGCATTTAGTTTAGGACACTTCTTGCACAAGGATTAgcaaaacaaatggaaataaagCACAGATGGTCACAGACAGAGTTCAACCCTGTGCTGCTAAGGAGATGCTGAGTGTACTTCTCCAGGGAGGGGCTGCCACTCTACTCAAGTTCACTGCAAAACAAATGATGAgcactattttcattttcacccttttttgtaaaagcaaaaattatttggtttttctttctttttttttagagtatTGAAAACAGGTACTAATGTAGGTTTtccacaaaagcaaaatggcataAAATAAACTTTCCAAAAACTCTGTATACCTAaagaacacattttctttatcattcatcCTGTGGACAGAcacttgtttccatatcttggctacgaTGACTAGGGCTGCAATGAACCTCTGAGCGTAGATCTCTTTCCAGAtataaatttcatttcctttcaacATCCAGCAGTGGAatactggatcatatagtagttcaggacttccctggtggtgcagatggtaaagcgtctgcctacaatgcaggagaccctggttcaacccctgagtcgggaggatctcctggagaaagaaatgaaaacccactccagtattcttgcctggaaaatcccatggatggagaagcctggtagactacagtccatggggttgcaaagagtcagacatgactgagagacttcactttcatagtaaTTCTAGTattaaatttttcagaaaattccatactgttttccacaacagCTGCAaaaatttgcattcccatcagcagtgtacaAGGacccctttttctccacatccagcCCCAAATTtatatcttctctttttgttAATATAgctattctaacaggtatgaggtgctatctcactgtggtttctgTTTGCATTACTCTGGTGATTAGTGATGAtcagcatctttttatgtacctATTGACTGTCTGTATCTCTTGGCAAAAATGTCTATGAAGGTCCTTTGTCCATTTATAAAAACAAGTCAGATTGTTGTTTTGCTGTGGAGTGGTATGGTTTCCATATGTATTTAGCTATGAACCCCTTCTCAGGTAAATGGTTTGCAAAGGTTTTCTCCCAGCCACAGGctgttttttcactttgttcattgtttcctttactgtgcagaagctttcaGTTTGATAGAGTCCtgattgtttattttggcttttgtttccCATGCTTCTGGTGTCAGATCCAAAGTAATCAATGCCAAGACCAATGTAAGGAGATTTTTTCCCCTATGTCTATTTCTAGAAACTTAATggtttcaaattttatatttaattctttggtCTATTTCAAGTTAAATTTTTGTAAGTTCTATAAGATAGGTATCCAGTTTCATTCTTAAGCCTGTGTGAATCTAGTTTTGCCAAGACCCTTTATTTCAGTGACTATCTTTTTTGCATTGTGTCTTCTTGGTACCTGGTCAAAGATGAGTCTACCGACtggcataggtttatttctgactctctattctgtttcattcatcTATGTGTCTGTTCTTCAGCCAGCACCATATTGTTTAAATTACTATAGCTATATAAGCTTAAATCAGGAAGTGCTATGCCTccagctttttaattttctttctcaaattgcTTTTCTAATTCGTAACTTTGAGGGGTTGAGTTGAACTTCAGAattgttctttttctattttgtgaaaaaggccattggaattttgataggaatccTTTGATTGTAGATCAACTTGGGTAatgtggacattttaacaatattaaaattttttagtcTAAAAAGAGCAGATATCTTTCTActtctttgtgtcttcttcaatttcatcACCATCTTATAATTTTCACTGTACAGATTTTTCACCTCTAAGGCTAAGTTCATCCCTAAGTATCTTATTGTTTTGATGCCATTataagggtttgtttttttttttaattctctttctgaGAGTTCTTTGTGTATAGAAACACTACCAATTCTTGTATGTTGACTTTGCATCCTGCGAGTTTTAATAAGGGCATTTATCATTATACACTTCTCTTCTAGAACTGCTATTGCTGCTCTCCTAGGTTTtggtatgttatatatatttccattttcatttgtctcaaaatgtattcttttcttttgatcTTTTCTTTGATACATTGGCTGCTCAggagtgttgtttaatttccacacatttgtgaattttccaatctttctgtttaatttctactttttcacCATTTTGGTAAGAAAAGATACTGGGTATGATCTTagtcttaataaatttttaagtCTGTTTTTGTTCTGTGAAATTTGATCATGATCTATCTTGGAGATTGTTCTACGTGTAgctgagaagaatgtgtatcaGGTGCTGCTGGATTGAATGTAGTGAGTATGACTGTTAGGTCCATAGGTGCTAACAGGCAGTTCAAGTCCAACATTTCTATATTGatcttctgtctggatgatctatctGTTgttgaaagtggagaatgaagtCCCTGACCACTGTTGTGTCATTGTCTATTTCTGGCTTCAGAACTGTAGTATTGTTTAACACACTTATGTGTTCTTAATGTTGAGTCCATTAATTTATAGTTGCTATATCTCTTGATTAATTGTTTCCCTTCATTACGTActgaccttctttgtctcatgCAACAGCTTTGATAAGCGAAATTTTCTGAGGCAGTATAGCTACCCTGGTTTTTGGTTTCCATTGCCATGGAAtatattttgtcttcatttcattttcagccTATATGGGTCCTGAAACTTTAAACATCAAAATTATGTTACAATTTATTAAACTCTGTAAGGCAATATCTCTGCAGGGGATTGTAGGGTATTCATGCATTTATCGAGTTTCCCACCTCCACTGATGATAAAGGTAGCATAGGAAGagttttcatttcagaaatattaCTCTGACTGTCTTTGGAGGCTACACAAGATGAAGTCAACCTCTGATTCACAGAGGACAATTAAGAGGCAATTGCAGGcttttactttggccacctaatgcaaagagctgactcatttgaaaagaccctgatgctgggaaagattgagggcaggaggagaaggggctgacagaggatgagatggttggatggcgtcaccaactccatggacatgagttttggtaggctctaggagttggtgatggacggaggcctggcaagctgcagttcatggggacgcaaagggtcagacacgactgagcaactgaactgaactgaactgaggcaagcAATGATGGTGGGCTAGACTAGAATAATGGTCATCAGAGATGGAGACACATAGTGTGTGGAACTGGGATTTCAGCTAGGTAGAGAACATGaacttccaactttttttttgcaGGATTTCACAACTGAAGACCAAGTTTATTGGTCAGGCAATAGTGAAGAGGCTTACCTTGAAGCAATAGAAGAGCTTGAGGAATTTTTACAGAAACTCGATGAGACATATGGGACAAGAAGTCCAGCTGCACCTGAGGCAAAACCCTATGTACCTCCGACTGCCCATGAAGAGGACAGCCAAAATGAATCCGTGCAGAACGAGATGATGGATCTTTTGACCCACAATGATGATTTACGCATGTTTGAACATCCCTGGGACACTTTTTCTGCAGAACTAACATCAACCCATGTTAAAGCCCTTGATTTGCCCCCTGGAAACGTAAGTgaggcctttcttttttttaaccccaaagtGAAATCTTTTGATAAGAGTAAACCCAAGTAACATCCTAGATGGCAGATGTCATTGACACCTCAAACACATTATGAGACTTTAGAGACTGGATGGGGCCCTAGAACTGGGAGGTGAAATCAGAAGTTCTTCATTGGATCCCTTTTCTCTGAAGACCACCCAACTAGCTCTGTCAGACCCTTCTAAGGCAGAAGTAGAGCTCTGTAGTCTTGAGGAGCTTTCAGTCCAGTGGTGCAGGAAGGGGAGTAGACAGGCAAAACACTATTTcaagaaaggaaatgagagaagaggaagttatccctggcattggcaggtggagtcttaaccagtggccCACCAGACAAGTCCTGAATTCTTCTTTAACAGGGTCTAAGCATGGCTCCTGTTTCTGGGATCATTGTgtgaatcaaatgagataatgtgtttGGACTTCCATTGATTTAACCAAATCTCCAGTAGAATGTCTGGGAGATGGGGTATCTTTGGAAAAGTCTCTCTGGGGATTGGAGGGGAGGAAATACAGAGGGGATTAAGTGTTACAAACTCTTATGTGTttaataagctacaaggatatattgtacaaaacagccaatattttataattactaaAACTGGGTATAACTCTTAACttctgtgaatcactatattgtaccctgtaacatataatatcaCCCACCAGtatacatcaatttaaaaaataatttgtgggGCAAAGTCTCTGCAGGGGATGGTGGAGCACCTACACAATCATCCAGAGGCCGACCTCCACTGATAGATAAGTGTAGCATAGGAACAGttctcattttagaaatattagtgTGTGTGGAGGGCATATGAGCTAGAGTCAACTCCAAATTCATAGAGGCCAATAAAGATGCAATTATGTTGGTGGGCTTGACTAGGATTGTATCAGCAGGGATGGAGAAGAAGGAAGTGTGGAACTGGGATTAGATCTGGGTACGACCTATGAACTTCTTTTTCACAGGATCCTACAATTGAAGATGTAGTTCAGGTATCAGGCAACAGCAAAGAGGTGTTGAGGTACTCCTATCTTCAGACGGTTGAGGAAATTAAGGCATTTCTACAGGAAGCCAATGAGATGCATAAGGCAAGGACCCCAGCTGCCCCGGAGCCAGAGCTTTGTGAGCCTCCAAATGCCCGTGAGGCGGATGATCAAAAGGAGTCCATGCGGAGACAGGTAATGAACCCTTTGATTTATGCATGCTTGAACATCCCTGGGACAGTTCTCAACCAGAACTAACAACAACCCATGTTAAAACTCTTGATTTGCCCCTGGAAACCTAAGTGAGACCTTTTTTTGACCCCACTGGGAACTGCTTTGATGAGAGTAAATCCAAGTAACATGCCAGATGACAGATGTCATTGACATACCAAATACATCCTGAGACTTTAGAGGCTGGATGCGGACCGAGAGCTGGGAGGGGAAATCAGAAGTCCTTCATTTGGTCCCTTTACTCTGATGTACGTCCAGCTGGATCTGTCAGACCCTTATAAGGAAAAAGTAGAGTCCTCTAGCCTTGAGGAACTTTAAGTTCAGTGATGGGGGAAGAGGAGCAGACAGGCATGACACTATTTCAAGAGTAAAAATGGGAGGAAAGGAAATGCCAGAGTAAGACATTATTAGAAGTTGACTTTCAATGAGGCCTTCATCTCAGAGAATCTGTAGGTTTTGATGGTCCTTCTGGTGGAGTGTCTCCACAATGACATTGGCCTCATGAAAGTATCCATTTCCACACCTCCAAGTGACATGGCCTCTGCTACACTGTGGCTTTGAAAATTCCACTTCTTTCAGAGTGTGATTGTAGATAACAAATGTAAGGCCATCTATTTCTTCTATGGATTTTGTGTAGAAGAAGACTTCAGAGTGTCCTCAGTCTACCATATTCAATGGCTGTAGAGTCATAAGTTTTGAATATAACCTGGAAAGAATTGTGATATCTATCTCTCTGTTCTGAGAGTCAGGACAAGGCAGGGTGTCCAGGCTTTGGTGGCAGGATGGGAATGGAGGTCATATTTGATAAGACAGGTTATCGTCACCGAGACAGTTTGCAGAGAGAGGTAGGCTGAACTCGAGACAGGGCAGGGAAGTGGCAAAACTGAGCAGACTTCTCTGCCTAGAGTATGACAAGCGCTACAAAGAGGCACACAGGGTGGAACCTGGGAGACTACTGACATCACGGCTCTTGGCAGTCAACAGCAAACTCTACCGGATGTATAGGAATCTAGAAGCATAAGGATGGCTACTGAGAAGAGAAGCATAGAGTCTGGGCATGTGCACATTAAGCCTCTGCCTGTAGAGTAGCTTATTCCTGGATTGGTTTCCAGAAGCTGATGCTTTCCAGGATAGTTCTCAGGAAGCTGCCATGCCAGAGGGAATCCCAGGAAGATTCAGGGGGCATTTTCCACAGTGGTTCAGGTCATTGAGCACCCAGAGCAAGATAGGTCCAATTCAAGTTAAGTCATTTCACCTCTTCAAATTTCTGTGAGTTCTTCTTTAATAGGGTTTTATCATGGCTCCTCTTTCTGGGGTAATAATGGCAATAAAGTGAGATAATGTGGTTGGAAGTTCATTAATTTAACCAAATGTCCAGTAGGGTATCTGGGAGATGGGGCAGCTTTGGAAAAGTCTCTGCATAGAAACAGGCACAATATAGAGTTTAAGAGATAGAAACTATTATGTATACAgtaagctacaaggatgtattgtacaaaaCAAGGAATATagttgatattttatataaactaaAATTTGAGCTTACCTTTAActattgtgaatcactatactgtacacctgtGACATATAATATGGTACATCAAGGGTACATCAATTTTTAAGAAGGCTGTACAGCAAGATCTCTGCAGGGAATAGTGGGTTGTTTGCATTCATCTAGATTCCCACCTCCACCAATAGATAGGAGATGcaaaggaaatgttttcattttagaaatattactctatgtgtgtggggggtggggggcacacagGGTGGAGTCAACTCCAGATTCACAGAGGCCAAATAAAAGGCAATTGTAGGCTTTTAGCTAAACAGTGATGGTGGGTGTATGGAATCAGAATTTGAACTGGATAACTTTTTTGCAGAAACCCGCAACTGAAGATCTCGTTCAGTTATCAGGCACCAGCAAAGAGGCTTCCATGGCTTCTTTCTTTGTGACACTTGAGGACATTGAGGAGTTTCTTCACGAGATCAATGAGATAAATGAGGCAAAAACCCCACCTGCACCAGAGTCAGAGCTCTGTGCAGCTCTGACTGTCCATGATGAGGTCAGCCAAATGGAGTCCATGAAGAACCAGGTAATGAATCCTTTGAGGCCCACAATGAAGATTTATGCATGTTCTCATATCTGGACAGTTCTTGTCCAGAACTAATCACAACCCTTGTTAAAACCTTGATTTGCCCCTTGAAAACCTAAAGTGACTTTCTTTTTGGCACCAAGGTGACCTCCTTTGATGAGAGAAACCCAACAGGAGCATCCCATTTGATGGATGTCACTGACACCCCAAAGACATTTATCACTGATTGTCAAGTAACAGTTGTTAATGCAAACAAGAGGACAATCTCCAATGAGGGTAGCGAGGTGAAGACCCTCAATGATGACCAGAGCCTCTGTGGAGGCCAGATGACCATCAGTGGGGATCAGATGAAGAGCCCCACTGTATGCCAAAATCTCAATGGAACCCAGATGACCTTCGCTGCAGACAAGACCATCTATGGGAATCAGATGAAGACCATGGATGAAGACCAGATCCTCAGTGTAGGACAGATGAACTTCAGTGGAGACCAGACTCTCTATGGGGGTCAGATGAAGACAGTCAATGATGACACTCTCCATGGAGTCCATATAACGCCACAATCCTCGTCATCATTGCTATATCCTAGAATTCTGTATGTTGCCAGTTCTCATTTGATCCAAGGACAACCTGTAGAAACGCAGAAGTGGAATCCCAAGATTCAGAGGTGTCCGTTGCAGAAGAGGCCTGACATTTTGAGGCCCTACATCTGCACCTATAAGAACTGTGGGAAAGCGTATGCCAAATCTTCCCACCTGCGGATCCATGAGCGTGTGCACACAGGTGAGTACAGACTGAAGGGTGGGGGTGTCAGGGAAATAACTAAAGGCCTCTGCCTTTACAAAACGTTGGGATTGTTTAAGATCATTGCCACCTCCCTCTAAGTCTGGGACCCAGAAGACTCTAGAAAAGGTTGGCCGATCTGAAAGGGTATAAAAAGCAGTCCTAAGAACAGACTCTAGTTCTGCTCCAGAGGCAACCTGGCTGCAGCGTTTTGTGGTGTTGACTGCCCGGGATGATGGAAGAAGTGGAGGGCTTTGTTTGAGCTCTTAGGATGGTCCTGACCCTACCTCTTCTGGGACTGTCTCTTTATGGACTCCCATAGTCCCAACAGATGACCCCCACTCAACCTTCTCTACCCACCACTACCTTCCTGCTTTCCctcctacttttctttttctcttcctcttccgcCTTCAGCCCTCTAGCCTATCttgccctcctcctcttcctttcctgtaCACACCATCCAGTCCcgtcttctgtctctctctgtcccacCCCAACATGCCCAACgtttttcttctccattcttttccaaCTTCCCTGTCCCGTGCTACATTGAATCATGACGagtctccctttctttcttggtTCCAGGAGAGAAGCCCTATAAATGTAATGTGAATGGATGCACGTGGGCATTCTCCCGTTCGGATGAGCTCAACAGACACAAGAAAAGGCACACGAGGGAGCGGCCTTACCTGTGTACTATATGTGACAAAGCCTTTGCCCGATCTGATCACTTAAAGCAGCATCAGAAAGTCCACAGATGAATTTCTCCCATGATGACAAACCCAGCAGCCTTTGAGGAAATGAACTGAAAGAGTCTCCCTGCTAAGACTTTGCTTGGCACCTAGCACTGTGccagcacatagtagatgcttaatatTAGTTGTAAATTTgtaaagttttcatttatttttttctgaaacataaaGAATATGTGTATGCATTTCAGTAGAATCAGAAGCACTCTGCATTGAATTTCCTGTACATAGTGAATGTTTTCATCAGTGTACTATGAATCCTTGTAGATCACTATCTGTGTATTTACTTCTATTTGTACatgtaaaaaatgtttatatgtagAGAATTGTATTCATAGTTCAAATGTGTAAAGAATGTAGCATTTTATCCCTGAGCTCATATTTTTTTTGAAAGTCCATTTCTATGGAGTTAAGAGGAGGGGGACACTTGGTCACTTCAGTGTCAAGCAGTCTCAGATTAAATGAAGATCATTTGGATGAATTTAATCTATTAAAAAATGGAACCTCCTCAACAGTTGTCTCAACTGTTTTTCTCTTAGgcaaagtgttttctttttcccctctgcCTTCCCCAAATGCTGTCAGGACACAGCGGTGGTGGTGTTGGTGTCAAGCGCTGGCTGCCAGGGAAAGGATGTTTCCTTTCTTAatgaggtccagtggttaagcatttGCCTTTCAGTGctgggacaccagttcaatccatggtctgggaagatcccacattccacgaAGCAACTaaattcacatgccacaactagagagcctatACGAAACAGCCAAGGATCCCACGTGACAAaatgaagattccatgtgctacTACTGAGATCccgtgcagccaaagaaatatgttttaaaaaaacaaagtaggTAAAcagcaaggacttactgtatagcacagggaagtatattcaataccttgtaataacctacaatggaaaataatctgaaaaggaatacgtacagatagatatacatatagatatctgaatcatttttctgtacaccagaaatgaacacattgtaagtcaacttcAATTTTTAGAAAAGGTCAAGAAGTGCAGTTCTCCCCCACATCCCTGTTGAACCTTGATCTTGACCTAGGGCTTCGATCCTTTGTCGTGACAGAGGGACCTTAGCACGGCCcataatcttgttaatttaattttattttttttgaacgTCAAGAGGTCCAGGTAAGAGTGGCAATACTCTTCATCTCCCAGCTCCACAGGAGCCCCCACATCAGGTGACCCACGGCCAGCACTTGGTCTGGGTTTCTTTGGCCTAGATCAGTCTCCTTTGAGACTGCCAGCGAAGAATCAAGTTTAGGGaactttctgaggaggccttagccCCGGTTGCCCAGGAGAGGGCGCCAGGTCATTACTCTAACACCCGCTCTCTCCATCAATCTTCGCTATTTTGGCAGTGGCAGCTTTTTCCACATCTAGGAATGTGTCAGTTAAGACTTGAACTGTGTCTTGGACCAACTGCCCAGGGCCAACTCAAGCAGCATCTACAAACCTGGAAATCTGAATCTGGCTAAGTCTTACCAACTACTGTCCTCAATCCCTTATTGTTGGTTCCCTTAGGACCACAGGGATGGCGGCAAGGAGGCTCTAGCCTCTGCAAGGGTAGTCCAGAGGAGGAACTTGTCATGAGTGGATCAAACCTAAGGGAGCCAAATAGCAACTCGTAGAAGAAGGAGGTCTCAGATGGTTGGGCCCTCTCCTCTTCATCTTTCTCATCCTTCTCAGTCAAAGTGGACACTGTCAGGGCGCTTTGAAAGAGGGGTCTGTAGTAACGCACCCAAAACAGACTCTCCACCACAtagtttatttgttttggctgcgaggcatgaGTGGTTttaattcccccaccagggatcaaacccgtactCTCTATGGTGGAAGCGAggaaccctaaccactggacagtcaggGAGATCCCTCCAGCACAAAGTTTAACAAGATGATATTTGCCACGGTGATGGCAGACTAACCAAGTCTCCAGGTCTCTTTGAGCTGCTGAAGAAAGTGACCCAGCAGGAGTCTATACTCTTTGACAGAAACCATGAatctcaatttttgttttttggcaacccactccagtattcttggctggaaaattccatggacagaggagcctggtggtccatgcggtggcaaaagagtcggacatgactgagcacacgcccGCACATACTACTACTATATGAGAATCGATAACACACTGGGTTGCAAGGCTTAtcttggcaccagggacctgCTCGGATTCAACAAC
Proteins encoded in this region:
- the LOC123334134 gene encoding Kruppel-like factor 18, giving the protein MMDASMDFTTEDQVYWSGNSEEAYLEAIEELEEFLQKLDETYGTRSPAAPEAKPYVPPTAHEEDSQNESVQNEMMDLLTHNDDLRMFEHPWDTFSAELTSTHVKALDLPPGNDPTIEDVVQVSGNSKEVLRYSYLQTVEEIKAFLQEANEMHKARTPAAPEPELCEPPNAREADDQKESMRRQKPATEDLVQLSGTSKEASMASFFVTLEDIEEFLHEINEINEAKTPPAPESELCAALTVHDEVSQMESMKNQVTSFDERNPTGASHLMDVTDTPKTFITDCQVTVVNANKRTISNEGSEVKTLNDDQSLCGGQMTISGDQMKSPTVCQNLNGTQMTFAADKTIYGNQMKTMDEDQILSVGQMNFSGDQTLYGGQMKTVNDDTLHGVHITPQSSSSLLYPRILYVASSHLIQGQPVETQKWNPKIQRCPLQKRPDILRPYICTYKNCGKAYAKSSHLRIHERVHTGEKPYKCNVNGCTWAFSRSDELNRHKKRHTRERPYLCTICDKAFARSDHLKQHQKVHR